Proteins from one Impatiens glandulifera chromosome 2, dImpGla2.1, whole genome shotgun sequence genomic window:
- the LOC124925762 gene encoding cysteine proteinase 15A-like, translating into MARYFFLSLLLILSSAAAISIDLDDSTDILIRQVVSGGKDDHLNAHNHFSLFKTKYSKSYATQEEHDHRFLVFKKNLLRAKNHQAIDPTAVHGVTKFSDLTPEEFRHNYLGMNRGLNLPTDAHEAPILPTNDLPEDFDWRVKGAVTDVKDQGSCGSCWAFSTTGALEGAHYIATGELVSLSEQQLVDCDKECDPQEYGSCDSGCNGGLMTTAFEYTLKNGGLVKESDYPYTGKDGVCSFDKTKIAASVSNFSVISVDEDQIAANLVKYGPLAVGINAAYMQTYVGGVSCPYICSKSNLDHGVLLVGYGSAGYARIRLKEKPYWIIKNSWGSNWGENGYYNICRGKHSKNVCGIDAMVSSVSAIHTGSH; encoded by the exons ATGGCGAgatatttctttctctctctcctcctCATCCTCTCATCGGCGGCTGCAATCTCCATTGACCTTGATGATTCAACCGATATTTTGATCCGTCAGGTTGTTTCCGGCGGCAAAGATGACCATCTCAACGCTCATAATCACTTTTCCCTCTTCAAAACCAAGTACAGCAAAAGCTACGCAACTCAGGAGGAGCACGATCACAGATTCTTAGTGTTCAAAAAGAACTTGCTCCGCGCCAAGAACCACCAGGCGATCGATCCTACAGCCGTCCATGGCGTCACGAAGTTTTCTGATCTCACTCCGGAAGAGTTCCGTCATAACTACCTCGGAATGAACCGCGGCCTTAACCTTCCAACTGATGCACATGAGGCTCCGATTCTCCCAACCAACGATCTGCCAGAAGATTTCGATTGGAGAGTTAAAGGTGCGGTTACTGACGTCAAAGATCAG GGTTCTTGTGGATCTTGCTGGGCTTTTAGTACTACAGGTGCTTTGGAGGGAGCTCATTATATTGCAACAGGGGAGCTTGTTAGCCTCAGCGAACAACAACTTGTGGATTGCGACAAGGAG TGCGATCCACAAGAATATGGGTCTTGTGATTCAGGTTGTAACGGTGGCCTAATGACCACTGCCTTTGAGTACACACTAAAGAATGGTGGACTTGTAAAAGAATCAGATTACCCATACACAGGGAAAGATGGTGTTTGCAGCTTTGACAAGACCAAAATTGCTGCATCTGTTTCAAATTTCAGTGTTATTTCTGTCGATGAAGATCAAATCGCCGCAAATCTTGTCAAGTATGGTCCTCTGGCAG TGGGAATCAATGCGGCCTATATGCAAACATATGTTGGTGGGGTCTCATGCCCATATATCTGCTCAAAGAGTAATCTAGACCATGGTGTCCTATTAGTGGGTTATGGATCTGCTGGTTATGCACGAATCAGATTGAAGGAGAAACCATATTGGATTATAAAGAATTCATGGGGATCAAACTGGGGAGAAAATGGTTATTACAACATCTGCAGAGGAAAACACAGCAAGAATGTATGTGGGATCGATGCCATGGTTTCGAGTGTCTCGGCTATTCATACAGGTTCACACTAG